GTTGCAGCAAAAGCACAAGAATTTATAAGAAATTTATGTATGCACGCAGCTGCTATGAAGCCAAGCGTGATAAGCTACAAAGATCTCAATAAGGAATTTGTAGAAAAAGAATTTATAGCGCTTCGCGCAGAGCTTGAAAAAGAAAATGATGAGCTTAAACGTTTAGGCAAACCGCTTCACCATATCCCTGAGTATGCAAGCCGTTGCCAAATCGGTGAAGCAGAGCTTGAAAAAGCCAAAAAAGATATAGAAAACGAATTAAAAGCTGAAGGTAAGCCTGAAAAAATTTGGGACAAAATCATACCTGGCAAGATAGATAGATTCTATGCCGATAATACTGTTCTTGATCAACGTTTAACACTTCTTGGACAATTTTACGTAATGGATGATAAAAAAACCGTAGAGCAAGTTATAGCGGAAAAAAGTGCTGAACTCGGCGGTAAGATTGAGATCGTAAAATACGTTCGCTTTGAACTTGGCGAAGGTTTGGAGAAGAAAGTTGATGATTTTGCTGCAGAAGTTGCAGCTCAAATCGGCTAAAATGCAAATTTTAAGAGCGTCTAATCTAGGCTTTGCGTATGATTATACGCTCTTTGATAATATAAATTTAGAATTAAACTCTGGCGAAAGCACCACTATACTTGGAGTTAGCGGTTGTGGTAAATCAACCCTTCTTCACATTCTGTCCACACTTTTAAAGCCAAATTTTGGCGAAGTTGTATACGGCAGCAAGTCGCTTTACTCACTATCGCAAAATGAACTTATAAAAATTCGTAGATTTGACTTTGGTATCATTTTTCAAGCTCACTATCTTTTTAAGGGGTTTAGTGCTTTAGAAAATATCGAGCTAGCAAGCATTTTGTCAAACGAGCCTATCGACAAAAGCTATCTTGATGCACTTAAAATTTCACATGTTCTAAACCATAAAGTTGGCGAACTAAGCGGCGGACAACAACAACGTGTTAGTATTGCAAGGGTGCTAAGTAAAAAACCACGTATAATTTATGCAGACGAGCCAACAGGGAATTTAGATAAAGATACCGCAAATGATGTGATGAATGTTCTTTTTGAATACATAAAGTCAAATGATGCGAGCCTCGTACTGGTAACTCATGATAACGAGCTAGCCGCAAAATGCGACCACTCATATCATCTTGAGAACAAACAACTTTTAAAAATTTCTCTTTAAATTTAAAGCACAAACTGGTCATATTAAGTTAAATTTCAATCCGCTAAAGTTTAAAATTTATCCAAACAAAACGCAAAAAACGCTAAAATCACATAAAAATTTTAAAAAAGAGCAAAATGGAGTTAGTTCAATTTTTAGGCGCGGATCGCGTTATAACATTTATGTTGCTTTTCGCACGCCTTAGCGGACTTATCGTATTTTTTCCGTTTTACTCGCATAATCAAATTCCTCTAACTGCAAAAACCGTCTTTGCCATGCTTTTAACGATAGTACTCTTTCCTATGTCTCATGTTCATGATCATGCCATAAATTTTTTAGTTTTAGATATTTTAAGCGAACTCATGCTTGGGCTTTGTGCTGGAGCTTTGTTAAATATCGTTTTTGGCATGCTTCACATGGCTGGCGAGCAAATATCTATGGTTATGGGCTTTTCGATGGCGACTGTGCTTGACCC
This is a stretch of genomic DNA from Campylobacter sp. RM6914. It encodes these proteins:
- the tsf gene encoding translation elongation factor Ts, with product MEITAQMVKELRESTGAGMMDCKKALGEANGDMEKAVDILREKGLGQAAKKADRLASEGLVSVEVCAECKAATISEINSETDFVARNPQFQALTKDTTAHIQAKSIQDVETLNSSVINGVKFEEYFKGQIATIGENLVVRRFETITADANGVVNGYVHSNGRVGVLIGAACENATVAAKAQEFIRNLCMHAAAMKPSVISYKDLNKEFVEKEFIALRAELEKENDELKRLGKPLHHIPEYASRCQIGEAELEKAKKDIENELKAEGKPEKIWDKIIPGKIDRFYADNTVLDQRLTLLGQFYVMDDKKTVEQVIAEKSAELGGKIEIVKYVRFELGEGLEKKVDDFAAEVAAQIG
- a CDS encoding ABC transporter ATP-binding protein, whose product is MQILRASNLGFAYDYTLFDNINLELNSGESTTILGVSGCGKSTLLHILSTLLKPNFGEVVYGSKSLYSLSQNELIKIRRFDFGIIFQAHYLFKGFSALENIELASILSNEPIDKSYLDALKISHVLNHKVGELSGGQQQRVSIARVLSKKPRIIYADEPTGNLDKDTANDVMNVLFEYIKSNDASLVLVTHDNELAAKCDHSYHLENKQLLKISL